In Truepera sp., the sequence TCCCCCGCCGAGAGCGGCGGCGAGGATGGCGAGGGGCATGACCACGATCTTGGGACCCGGGATGTAGATGCCCGCGAACATGGCGAAGATGGCGCCCATGACCATCTGGCCGGGGGCGCCGATGTTGAAGAGGCCCGCCTGGAAACCGAACGCCACCGCGAGCCCGGTGAAGATGAGCGGCGTCGAGAACTTCAGCGACTCGGCGAAGCCGTTCACGGTGCCGAGGGAGTCGTGGAACATGGAATAGTACGCGTACCAGAGGGTGTCGAGCCGCCCCACGAGGGTATCGAAGATGCCGCCGACCTGGGCCGCGGAGCCCATCGGCGTCGGTTGCAGCACCAGGATCACGACGGCCGCCGCCAGCAGGGCCAACATGATGGCCGTGGCCGGCACCGCGGCCGCATGGAGCAGGCGATCGACGAACTTCGACGCCGCGGGCAGGATGCGGCTTCCGAAGAGGAGCGCGAAGCCGCCGGTGACGAGGGCGAGGAATGCCGTGAGGCCGAAGCTGGCGTTGGTGTAGGGCAACCGCCTGATCACCAGGCCGGCGTCGTCCACCACGGCCAGGTTCTCGGCGAGGCTCCGCTCGTCGACCGTTGCCAACGCGGCCTGCAGTTTGTCGACGTCGTAACTGGGTTTCGGTTTGAGGGTGGCGTTTCGAACCTCCCCCACGAAGGCTTGGAAGCGTGCCTCGTCGACTGACGCGGTGAAGTGGCTCAGGCCCCAACTCGTGCCCACGACGAGGACCAGGCCGCCCAGCAACCACGCCAGTTGCCGCGGCCGCTGCCGCAGGGCGCTGCCAGCGCCGACCATGGCCAGCCCCGCCAGGGTGAGGACCAGCACCGCGCCCTGCTGAGGCAGGTCGACGGGCTGGGTGCGGCCGGTGAAGTCGACGACGCGGTTGGGCAGGAGCACCAAGGAACTTCGGGCGCCCGTCTCGCGGTTCACCGCGGCCCACGGCGCGAAGACGACTGCCAGCGCCGTCAGCGCCACCAGCACCACAACTGCCACGCGTTCGTTCACGGGCGCCATCATACGTTCCGCCGGCGCCGCCGCTACGGGGTCGGGTCGGTCGGCGAACGCTCAGCGCTTGACGAGCAACCCCAGCCGGACCAGCGACGCGAACGCGGCGGTCTCGTCCGCGCCCTCGGCGCCCGGCGCCAGCTCGAGCAACTGGTGGCGGTAGCCGGCCTTAAGGACCGCCGCACGGATGCGCTTGAGGTAGTTGCGCGCCTCCTCTCGGTAAGCCCGCACCTCTTCGGGCCCCACGGGCAGGCGCTCGCCCGTCTCGACGTCGTGGAGCTCCAACAGGCCTGCGGGGGGGTCGAGCTCCTGGGCGGAGACGACCTGCAAGAAGCCGACGTCGAAGCCCCGCGCCCTGAGCGCCACGAGGCTGGGCTCGATGGGGACGTCCTCGAGCAGGTCGGAGACGACGAGCACGAGGGCGCGCCCTTGTACGGTGGGCAGGCTGGTCGCGAAGCGCACCAGGCCCGTCAGGGGGCCGACGCCGGCGCCTGGGAGCGGAGGCGCGGAGTCGATGAAGCGCCACGTCTCGAGCATGCCCAGCCGCCCCCTGGCGCGTGGGGTGGAACTGCCGTCCAGCAAGTGGACCTGCGTGGGGGCGTCGCGTTGGGCGACGTAGGAGAGTAGGCGCACGAGCGTGCGGGCGTAGTCGAGCTTGCCGCCCTGGGCCATGCTCATGGTGGTGTCGAGCACCAGGTGCAGGCGGACGGCGCGCTCGGCCTGGTAGAGGCGGGTGTAGAGGCGCCCGGTGCGCGCGTAGACGCGCCAGTCCACGTACCGCAGCTCGTCACCGGGCTGGTAGGGCCGGAAGTCGTGGAACTCGACGCTCTGCCCCGGCTCCAGGGCGCTGCGCTCGCCACCGACTCGTGACAGTGCGCGCGACGCCAGGGCGTAAC encodes:
- a CDS encoding DUF58 domain-containing protein, which translates into the protein MLAGRTRALLDRYALASRALSRVGGERSALEPGQSVEFHDFRPYQPGDELRYVDWRVYARTGRLYTRLYQAERAVRLHLVLDTTMSMAQGGKLDYARTLVRLLSYVAQRDAPTQVHLLDGSSTPRARGRLGMLETWRFIDSAPPLPGAGVGPLTGLVRFATSLPTVQGRALVLVVSDLLEDVPIEPSLVALRARGFDVGFLQVVSAQELDPPAGLLELHDVETGERLPVGPEEVRAYREEARNYLKRIRAAVLKAGYRHQLLELAPGAEGADETAAFASLVRLGLLVKR